AGCGAGTATCGTTGGCAGCTACGTAGTTCACCACCTCTTTCAATGCCTTGACACGCATCGACAAGACGTCTCTCTTGGCTATCAATCGAGTCAAGGACTCTCCGTCCTGAACTATCTGAACGTTGGTGATGTTAATACGATAAACCAGATCTTCCAACTGAACGAGTACGTCATCCAGTTCCTTGTACAGTTCCTCCACGTTATCGCAAGGTTCATCGCCCTCCTGTACCTTGGCGCTTTCCTTGATACGTTCTTTCAGTTGAGCCACTCTCTTCTGCAAGTCGGCTCTGATGCTCAATGCTTCTGCTAACTTCATAATCTTCTATTTTTATATATGACGTTCTAATTTTATTTTTATTGCATTACAAATTATTTTTCACCTTTCCAAGCAAGGCACATCCTCAGGCCAATGAGGGTCAGTTTCATTTCCATCATCAGCATAACGAATATCTCGCTGCTCTGACACGCTGCGCTCATAATTCAATTTCACATTGATAGTGAAATCATCCATGCGGAGAATATCTGGCAGGCACCAAGGCTCATGAGTATGCAAGGCATGCATCGCATAACAGATACACAAATGGTCGTACGCCTTGTTGTGCAGATAGCCTTCCGCCCACGACGTGCCATCGTCGAGCGTATCAGTCAACTCTCTCAACGTATCCTCTTCGTTGCCGAAAAAGTCGGCAGACGCACCATTCACGATGGTATCCATCTTGCCATGCTTGGTACTGATCAATTCATCCGTCAAGTGAATCATATAGTCGAAATCA
This Segatella copri DSM 18205 DNA region includes the following protein-coding sequences:
- a CDS encoding DIP1984 family protein, which gives rise to MKLAEALSIRADLQKRVAQLKERIKESAKVQEGDEPCDNVEELYKELDDVLVQLEDLVYRINITNVQIVQDGESLTRLIAKRDVLSMRVKALKEVVNYVAANDTRFGRNELKYVRTIDIKALRKEADTYAKQYRELDLKIQSLNWTVDLVDLQDLPR